The Mytilus edulis chromosome 5, xbMytEdul2.2, whole genome shotgun sequence genomic interval aagagacatgtattgtcgaaatgtgcacctggtgcaggaaaattggtaccgttaatgttattattgagATTTGTTCAGTGTTCATTTTCACTCGTATGCTGTTAACTCAATATTCGCTTGTTTATTCTCGCAATATCTTAATGGTTGCATCTAGCCCGTAGCGTATAGAGTATGTCAATTGTAATGCTATCTCTATCGCTTAATGTCATAAGGAATGCAATCAAACTAATCTTTGACAATCTACTAGTGAGTTGTAGGGAATCCAGAGGTCTTTGATAAATGATATACCGATAAGGGTCACAGCGTCAAATACGTTATTCTGTAAGTTTAACCAAACTTTTGATGATAATTTATTATTTGTACAAACATTATACGTAGTTATCTGTTCttctataaaatataaatgaattttgATCAATTTAACAGATGATATAAGTAAAcggtaaaaaaaacattaattttcaaaCAAACTAAAACAAGAAACACACCAGAAAATCCTGCAACGGAGTCATTGTTGTCTAACTATGTTTATCGAAATCTATTCTTTAACTTTGTCCGACGGTTATTGgtacagtcggaaacccggttgaaatagaacaaaagaatcgaagctctttgttagagaaggcgataaataggtgtaataccaccattgatttttccctattagtctttgttaaattggcacttttaaaaaaattgtgcagtatttacctttatttcaaccaaagaaatactttgcatgtgtaaagttcaatcctttccagtgatacagtgaaaatttcacactacatttcattgcatataagaaagtaaccaccgccggaagtaaacaacccaatttttacactgttatttactggttacctgctttggtaactatgtaaccttaacgttccaaaatattttataagaccatcaaataaaaaaagaatgattatttcagacatccaacatacatatttacgactcagaaaaatttaagtgcattgaaatgcagggttaattttctacaactgtcaaattcaagggaatattttttaggcctactttcgtatgcaaccggatgtgacgtaccataatttggtggtattacacctaaagaacaccttaatgtcaaataaacttaatttaatttttttccctccaattgcaagttatttcaagcataactgtcaagttttgtctcagtcagaactatagtttcagagaaaatcactataatgtaaggccatatcctacggcaatttcagtctaatttcttcgaaaaatcctaatttcagtgtatcattataaaatgcagtgttgactaatatctgatcataaactcatgatctatgcattcaaacaattaaatagaatacaaaagacaactttaagatgataaacaattttattgcaccttttagagttcatttgaaggtctgttttggtccatttttcctccttccttcctttttcatcaaaacttgatatcttttgtctaaaaataaaacaaatgtgattattttcccacaaaaatgaaatagatgtaatgttaaatcaataattaaagtgttttagctgtaAGAACTgactctataaatgttaacagtctacacggaagtttctataagcccttatatgtaacttgagtttttggtctgttcccctagtgtgacaaataacggttccctttcagtcaatcatttattgctactggtatcaaagtctttttatttactcataacagtatatttctaatggatttacacaaaaagtccactttcttgtattttacattagaaaatggggagaaagagtaataaaaaaatacctcataatgtttttaaaaagggttatgtcccttggaatgctggtacaaaaaataattggtaagaattataaagttttaagtatgtgagactggatgctgatgtgtataaatccaggacaaataagtgtttagatgagttattgtctgtgcaaaatgtagacggcacaatggcaaattgtaaacttttacggccaaaaaaaaaaaaaaccatgatgatagttgatacatactttaatgctgaagtgtcatctgcagaccaattcacatataagatttttcaacagaatgctcttcagaacatggttaacactgaaataaaaaattcacatgttgtataaacaaaactgtaagggtaatttaaaatttaacacagtaatctaaatacagcttcgtctgtccacccatttgacttagaaaacacccgtaaacccccatttcaatgcaattttacctcaaacatgctttctgtgtctaaatccattccgattgtccatgtttacaatgtatgaactggtttattaataacttttaaaaatgaaagtacaatagggtcacgagtgcacatttagtttccctaaataggtgtaataccaccattgatttttccctattagtctttgttaaattggcacttttaaaaaaattgtgcagtatttacctttatttcaaccaaagaaatactttgcatgtgtaaagttcaatcctttccagtgatacagtgaaaatttcacactacatttcattgcatataagaaagtaaccaccgccggaagtaaacaacccaatttttacactgttatttactggttacctgctttggtaactatgtaaccttaacgttccaaaatattttataagaccatcaaataaaaaaagaatgattatttcagacatccaacatacatatttacgactcagaaaaatttaagtgcattgaaatgcagggttaattttctacaactgtcaaattcaagggaatattttttaggcctactttcgtatgcaaccggatgtgacgtaccataatttggtggtattacacctaaatgcttactgtaatgattactatagtgacaaaaatttaaaaagttaatagaaacaaacaaaattacaattttcttctcaattacgacgtgttatattttaaaaacaccatttgcataagtttaaTTATTTAGTACATAGTGAAGTAGAAATGGGTATCTTTCATGTTGGATGTAGAAAATacataacctccgatttaaaaaaaaattaccacggacggaaaacatatcaatctattagttcagtaattttcgtttctgcccttccattatgtaactcaagaaaaaattcaaaaatataggtaacaattgtatcgaaaagagaaaatcgagtgcacctttttatgttagggcgtgtttgagttgaatattttgtcttgatatcgtagaaagcaagaatatttcatatattgtctcgcttcagattctatcatttttatacatgtatatcaaagctacaggttgactttataacataaaaaaatcacagtactaaaagatgaaatatatgggtcaagtgaaatacctatctaatgaatcacaaaaacagagtaggtgtgttcgaatagctatttttttactgaaagtatttgacgacagtctttcaagttggatgatgaaaaagcatatcttcgaaaaattataattttttgtgtgtgaaaactagggtttatagtcttcaaccactaaaaaaatctagtctgcccttccacgaaatatttcactagattttttttaaatgttaatgaattttcaaaaattccaccggacaaccgatcagacaatagttttaagttgaatcaatgcagacaagatcattaactgatgctcattagctagttgatacatttgtcttttaaaatacaactgccATATAAGGATCGGAATGTtgcaatgtgtataaatttatcggtttccgagagcaaaattggcagcgcgtcatccctacaatggcttccatttctacgattgtatgaactggcgtaatggggagataattttgacgaagtagaatcctgactgggTAGATAAACTAGTGTTATggaaatgttttaattaattttgacaGATTTTCAATGTacgatacaaaacaaaatagaacaatttttatgaaaatttaaaagtcatataTAGATAGCATTGTCATTAAAGGTATCAGATATTATTTTCACATTATAAATTCTGTTGAACTACTGAATACTTGATACTGAACAAGTCGATGTACTAACACTTCAATTTCATCTATGTGCTTGTATGGAGTCACATTTTGAAGAATTTTCCGCTTTGGGATTCTGTAATATTAACATTACATTATGCTTTGGTACTAAGCTTAccttacaccactgggtcgatgccactgctggtggacgtttcgtccctgatGTTATCACCAGCCAATAAGTCAGCACTTATGTTGAcatgattatcaattatatggtcatttttataaatttcctgtttacaaaagtatgcatttttttaaaaactaaggatgcttggctttataactattttggtattttgatctgagcgtcactgatgagtctaatgtaaatgcatatatttataaaaactattGTAATGAGTGTTGGAAAAAATAGATGAAGGTTTGGTTGTTGTTGGGAAGGAAAGTGATCACAAAACAAACAGTACTGATATCGGAGCAGGTCTTCTACTGCAGTATcatgttttataatgaaaataaatatgtaatgaAAATAAGTTTAAAGGATTTTAATATTTCTATACAACCAGActgtgttttttttaagattttttgtaacgttaatttctctcttattatgagtaatagaataactgtatttggtatgtgcgtaccttgcctgtcagatagttttcacatcaacctcatttcatggatcagtgaacaaggttaagtttttgtggtcaattttatatCTCAGATATTATTAGCAACAgctctagtatattcggtgtatggaagtaaaattaagaatggaaatatatgtccaactggcaggtgtaatctgaccttgacctcattatcatggttcaatggtcaaagtaaagtttttgagttttggtcttttttctaatactataatgCAATatataggtcaactttatttggtgtatggaaatatttttatatgtatatgtcaGTCTCGCAGATTTTATTtcactttgacctcattttcagttcattgctcagtgttgaggttttttttttgttttggtctgtttttcttaaactataagcaataggtcgactatatttgttgtatggaaggctTGTCAACTGTGCATGTCGGCctagcatggttcatctgaccttgacctcatttcatggttcattggtcaatgttaagttttcttggttgcgtttgtttcttagaaactatattATAGGTTATctttatttagtgtattgaattaTTATAAGGTGATTctcgttttgtttttatttcttgttcggtttatatgaccttgaccttgatctcattttcttgtattatgtgatagttgtagtaaagctttatatttaggactatccacataatatcaatgattaggaAAGAAGTCGAGACAAGTCAgcttgtgcactcttgtttttattaagctgtattttaacaaagaatgaaaatttgaataaatgatAATGAATCTGGTATGGAATTCAATTTTCTAAAAAACAAATCCAAGTCACTAGTCCAATTGATGTCTTTCCaaatatcagatttttttaattacaggTAAAAGGTAATGAAATTAATGCTTATGTGACGTTgtgatttgaaatatatatttttttcttcaaatcaatcTCCAAACCCTTTAATCTGCATATCATAGaaataaaataaggagaaacAAAATTGGGTGTATGTGTTTATTCATGAAATAAAACCTTGAAgataatagaaaatatatatatttattctcaAAATATTGGAATTCTCCTCTTATCCCGATATTTGTTTACAGTATAGACCTCGATTATCAATGTATGTTATATTAGCATTCTCATGATTAATTCATCAATTGATATCCATTTATAATTGATATCAATTGATAATATGCTCATgcaatgatttattttaaaaaatgataaaacaatgtGAGACAATCAGAAATCCGAAAAATGGGACCTTCGGGAATAAACACTGGAATGATATTCTATTTCTGACAACAACAATTAAATTAATACGAAATTTGACATGCGATAAATTGACATTTGAATATTCAGTTGCCATTAGGAACAGTTTGGTCAAAACTGGAAACGATAACAAAAACACCCAATTTTTTCTCATTccaataaaataaatttacaaaaaaggaGATTCATAAAAATGGATTTCAAgtcaatgtaaaaaatataaatataaaaattaaaaataagtaattcaataatacaaaatagcACTGTTACAGTCACGTTCTTTCTTGAGTAATACAATTTGCTGTAATAATAATACTTGGAATGGATTTCATATATTCAATGTTTTATGATAACATAATTTATTCAGAGTTGTCTTTACAAGACCCTATCAGTCTCCATTTGAGATACATCAACCAAAAAGGCATGAATACATCAATTTTATGTTCGAAGAATTCGCTATGACTGAAAACGTTTTTTGTTCTACTAAGTAGATAAACAAGTGATTATACTTCTATAACTTAAGTTAAGAATGATTTTGAATCATATGATAAATGCACATTAATAGTTACAATTGTTTGTCTCTTCTCTTCGTATacattgtaaatgaaaaatgTTCTCGTGTACATCTTTTGTAACTGATGATACATATTATGTTTTCTAGATGAGTTTTACTCTGTTTATCTTGACATCATTAATGACACAATCATCCCTATCAATACTGAAAAGTAATTCACAGCGACTGCAGTGGCGCCTCCTTGTACTCGACAAACTAGGGAATCAAACCTAAAAAGTAAGAGAAGATTAGAATTAAATTTTCTATGCTTCTGTGAACTGTTTGTTAATtgatcgtttttcgtttttgccaTGGAATTGTTCAAATTTTTCTGACTTCTGAGTTTGTGAATCTCCTGGTATCTTTCGACTCTCTtcaactgtttttatttattgtaaagtttttaagttttcgATTTTACGTCTTTTAATCATAGGCAGGATTCATCGTTTTTGTAGCTTATTGTGATGTGTCTGATTCAAGTTGGCCATTCTGCAAACAAAGTCCACTGGTAACAAATAAATCGAAATTTTTCAGTCcagtaaaacataaaataacaaatataccgaactccgaggaaattcaaaacagaaagtccctaatcaaatggcaaaatcaaaagcccaaacacatcaaacaaatggataacaatgGTATGTAAAGTATTTTTCCCTTCATAAACCTTTAAAagaaatatcattttcattttatacatATACGACTCAATAACAGTttagttttgtttaatattctttttaatgCAAACTTGATTGAATATTTGTTGCAAGATGCGAGAGAGAAAAAATAGCAACATAGATGCATACTAAAGTAAACAAATGGTACTATATCCGACAAACAAAATCTAACAAAGTCATCGATCAaagttttaacaaataaatagaaatgaaaaaaataataaaaacgacaagattgtataaaaagtatatgcttaaattcatttattcaatttattttaaaatgacttACCGACTGAACAGTCCCTTGACTTTCTTTTCATATTCCAGCTCGACTAAACTTCCTTCTATAAAGTTCTTTCCATCAGCAAACTGGTACTCGTATCCTTGTTTACAATCACATCGGTATGCTCCACGTGAGTATTTATACCCAGGAATCATTTTACACTGGGAGTAAAATATACATTCATGAAGATACTACATTGGAAGTTAAAATTGTTGCTACTTGAGAAGAGAAACGCTGCATATCGTATACGAGATGAAATAAGATGGATAGGGATTGATAAAAATGGAAAAGATACAATTTGTCATACCAAAGTGGAAATCACAATTTATAAGTCGAAGGAAAAAGGAAAACGACATATAGTTTAGAAAATAATAACGGTAGTGACACCAGCCGAAAAGTTATAAAATAGTAGAGTGTGCTAAAGAAAAAAGATAGGGTGGATTCATGTTCTGTCAATAACTTGGGTAATCCAGAGTAATGGGCATgtgttttaaatatgatttatctgATTCTACATTTCTGGAATACAACAATGTGTTTCAGAGGGAAGTGAACAATACTTTTGCtcccattgaaaatttggaaaacAATTTGATTCAGCATTGagtttcaaaaaataattatcatgTCCATGGATGTTATTTCGCCTGTGTTATCTCAAAAAATTTGGGGAAAAAACACATTAGAGTATGAAAAAATTATGTTACCACAAAAGATGAAGGGTTGGTGCCTAAGTAATGCTAACGCTTTAATCTTTTTTCTGAATATCAACTGATCGATTAATGAATGTGTATTACCAATTTGTATATGAAAAACTGCTTGTCTATTTCCCCTTTTCTTTCTAGTGACATTTCTAATTATTTCTTGCTTCTTGAATAATCTTTATCAGTGATGCTCAGCCGGACCTAAGCCGGGGTGTGTAGATGATTTACAAAACTTACCTTAGTAGACTTATGACATCTTGCTgtatttttaaatgcattagCAACACTAAATGCCATTGGACATTGATTTATTTCCAAATTATCAAGAggtacatcaacagttacaactCCCCTAAAAAATGAAGGAAGGCATAAGATAATTACTGTGTTCATATATATTTGAGAACTTTTAAGCattgcaaaatataaaattacaaaacaaaataaaaatacaagctattcaaaataaaatgtttatcgtGGTAACAAATTATGATATCAAGTTGTTAAGATATGTTGTTTTTCGTACATTACGTCGTTCATTTGAAGATGACAATATATAGAAcgtggtaaaaaaaaacaccagtgacattgtattttatacttacgcgaatttgtttttctttgctaCATAGTCTCTTCTGAAGAAAGGAATACTGTATGTCATAACCCAGTTATCTGTCATTCCATCGCATTTAAACTTAGGATGAGACCAAAGACCATCTTCATATTTAGGAGCATAATATCCTATTGggtaatattcaaattttattgagCTGGTTCCTTTTGCGTCTGAACGAACCAGTTGATTCATTTTATGTTTCTTGAGTTTAGCGGTATTAGTTTCCCAGCTCTGTTTAATATTCTGGTACCAgtcttcaaatatatattttcttggTAAACCAGCCATATCTATAGCCTTAGCAACGCCTCGATCTTTAAAGGCATAAGGACCAAAAAGCTCTTTAGCAGTTCCATCCGTGTTTTCAAAGATGTATGGTTCGAAGAAAATTCCACTTGATAAAATTCTATGATCTCCCATTACGTTAGCTAAGACTTCTCCAAATAAGTGATCCTGATGAAGTCTACCCCCTCCTCTTAGATTACCAAAGTTATCAGTTATCTGAACAGTTTCTAGGAAAATTGATAGAAAATGCGATAGTCTCAGAGCCGTTGCTCCTTGgtatttaaattgattttcaaCGTCATAAGCGGCGTCTCCTGGCAGATTGAGAGAACTTGCAGGGACACTCTTGCAATTGTCTTTGTTTATACTGACTTTCTGTCTGAAAATCCTGATCATTCTATCAAAGCGCATTTGATCAAATTCGGATCTATCTCCGTAATCCGTGGTTCTCTTTTTTCGCTTTTTCTTCTCCTTTTTCTTCTGGTTTTGTTCAAACTCAACCTTGATGGTTTCCTTTACAGTTTCTCTTTCTCGGATTTCAACTTTTCCATGTTTTTCACTTCCATAGTGTACGGAATCCGTTTCATTTATTGACAGAAGTGACCTCTTCTTACGAGTATTGATATTAGCCACTCCAAATTCAACTGTGACGTCAGCATTTTGGTCAACAATGGGTAGAACGCGGTAatc includes:
- the LOC139523861 gene encoding uncharacterized protein, with the translated sequence MAKFQLYTIVAPCFIILVCLSGMETGGKFTWLQRDRFDEVVGKYINAIKGHNCAPRSKADMMMRDDIVTQIPKANELLSKVFYSNRSVLVHMHNMALNRAFFMSYILQRMNSTEDYSIQPNLHYLYMSVTADINANPYAINGSSIIFDQDVYYPNWLTNLDFNKTIPLFGVKGWRKDNTFAQGNFIREPNRRVVQCQDIGAGNNKNYTHDGYKMNPWYDFWLPDLDGQEDKSNKFTYSVGIRYSNVTGKFIKEDFDVFNFFGPNLPSQSEKDIGKMPVRFTVPYFDCGKSNTWKVSAVAPIVDFFPRYSNYTHMRRQRFVGVITMDTDFMKIDFNPCGVSAGNPGPSYLAGVARCKDHTGCKAKSGKGYGRGGYICHCKGKYVYPMDIQGPYDGKLIEMSTNEERANSFNCIRGDHYRVLPIVDQNADVTVEFGVANINTRKKRSLLSINETDSVHYGSEKHGKVEIRERETVKETIKVEFEQNQKKKEKKKRKKRTTDYGDRSEFDQMRFDRMIRIFRQKVSINKDNCKSVPASSLNLPGDAAYDVENQFKYQGATALRLSHFLSIFLETVQITDNFGNLRGGGRLHQDHLFGEVLANVMGDHRILSSGIFFEPYIFENTDGTAKELFGPYAFKDRGVAKAIDMAGLPRKYIFEDWYQNIKQSWETNTAKLKKHKMNQLVRSDAKGTSSIKFEYYPIGYYAPKYEDGLWSHPKFKCDGMTDNWVMTYSIPFFRRDYVAKKNKFAGVVTVDVPLDNLEINQCPMAFSVANAFKNTARCHKSTKCKMIPGYKYSRGAYRCDCKQGYEYQFADGKNFIEGSLVELEYEKKVKGLFSRFDSLVCRVQGGATAVAVNYFSVLIGMIVSLMMSR